Genomic DNA from Nitrospira sp.:
AAGCCGGACGAGCTCGTGGATCATTTCGGGATTGGAGTACGCTCGATTGTCGAAGCTGCCAAAGAAATCGCCAATACCGCCAACCGTTGACTGGTCCAATACCGGTTCCTATGCCGGGTTGAATCAGATTCCCCTCCTCAAGATTCTCAACGTCCAGGACCGTCAAAAGGTCCTGGACGAAATGACGGAAACCCGTTACGGCAAGGGGCAGTATATATTCCGCGAGGGCGATCCGACCGAGTACTTCCATATTGTGAAGGAAGGTTCGGTCAAATGCGTCAAATCGTCCCTCGATGGAAAAGAGTGCACCCTAAAAGTCCTCATGCCGGGCGACCTCTTCTGCTGCGACGCCGCGACGTTCGACGGGGCCTATCATCCGGGCACCGCTCAGCCCATGGGTGATGTCAGCGTGCTGCGTATGCGAAAAGAGGCCTATTTCAAGATGCTCCGCGCCAATCCGGACGCCGCGATGGAGGTGATCCGCTACCTCGGCAACCGGCTCAATGAGGCCCAGGAAAAGGCCAAGGTGCTCGCGCTCGACCGCGCCGACCAACGGTTGGCGGCCTTACTCGTGAATCTGGCCGAGCGGAGCGGTGTTCAGGAGACGGCTGGAATTCGAGTCACCGTCCGGCTCACGCGTCAGGACATGGCGAACCTGGTGGGGGTCAGCACCGAAACCGCCATCCGCATCATGGCGCGATTCAAGAAGGATCGTCTGGTATCCGGGACGGCTACTCGCCTGGTCATCCGCGATCTTGCCAAGCTCAAAATCCTCGCTTCCACGTAATTTCTCTCACGACAGCGGCAATATGTGTCAAAACATGACATTTGTCATGTTTTATTGTGCGCCGTATGCGTATGGTGCAGGCACAGGCGCAGCATTCCGTCGCGGGGATGCTGATGAGGGTGGGAGCGAGATGGCTCTCAGCCGCCGAGTGAATCATCAGAACAATAGGAGGCAGGCATGCAAGAGCAGGTACGAAACAACAGACAAGGCCGCAGTCGGTGCCAGACCGCGTCTTTGTTAGGATTGGCGTTGGGGATCGTCGCGAGTATGGCCGTTCCCGTCCAGGCCAAGACGCACGATGTCCAGATGACGGCGGTGGAAACCGACATCGTCATCGATGGCGGCGGGGAAAAGTATGCGGCGTGGACCTTCAACGGCCAGTTTCCAGGGCCGGTCGTTCGCGTGACCGAGGGAGACACGATTAACTTCACCCTGACGAATCCGGCGACTAACAAAAATCCGCATGCGATGGATTTTCACGCAGCGGAAATCGATTTCTTGAAAAATTATCGAGCCGTCAATGCCGGTGAGAGCATCAGCTTCACCTTCGTGGCCAAGAAGCCGGGAGTGTTTTTCTACCACTGCGGGGCGCCACCGATGATTCAACATGTCGCGCGCGGCATGTTCGGCGCGATCATCGTCGATCCGAAGGATGCGCATGTGTGGCCGAAAGCCGATCGTGAATATGTCCTGGTGCAGTCGGAGTACTACAAGAATCCGAACGATGTGCAGGCCATGTTTGACCGGAAGTACGACGGGGTCATGTTCAACGGCGGCATCTTCAAATATCACCCGTTCGTGACCGGCGGTGGGAAATTGGATGCCAAGCCGGGTGAGCGCGTGCGCATCTATTTCGTCAATGCGGGACCGAACGAGTTTTCCTCGTTCCACCCCATCGGCGAGATTTGGGACAACGTGTATGAAAGCGGCAATCCAGCAAATAACCTGAAGGGCGTGCAGACGTATGTCGTGGGTCCCGGCAGCGCCGCCACCTTTGATGTGGTCGTGGAATCCGCGGGTGCCTATCCGCTGGTGACCCACTCACTGACAGGTGCATTGCGCGGAGCGATTGCGGTGTTGCTGGCAGGGCCGGATGCGAAACCGGCGCCGCTGATGCCGATGGTGCCGTGGGAATTGCCGGCGAAGTAGGACCGATACGTGGATTGAACAAGCCCAGCCGGCCTTTGAGGCCGGCTGGGCGGGGGGCATGTCATCGTGAAGAATACCTTCGTGCCGGGATTATGGCCGATGGGAGATGCCTATGCGATATCCTGTGATGAGACGATGGTGCATCCTGCTGAGCTTCGCAGGCCTGCCGAATCCAGCCGTTGCCGAAACCTTACAGGAGCGCGTGGCGCTTTCCTTGTCAGGACCCGATTGTTCCGCTCAACACCCGTCCATCGTCGCGGCGCTGACCCGGATTCCCGGCGTCGCCCGGGTGGATGTGCAGAGCGTCCCTGAGCACGCGTTGGTTGACGTACAGAGCGGGGCCATCGGCCCGGATGAACTCCGGGAGGCGGCGAGCCGTGCGCTCACCGCATCTCGCCGTTGTCAGATCGAGATCATGAAGTCCTGCATCACGGCCGATCAGTTGTCGGCCCACCCGTGACCAGGTCTTGCAATGGCCTGACGATTCGGAGAGACTTGCGACGCACCGTCAATGAGCCATCATGCCTGCGACCAGAGCCCTGGGAACATTCGGCAGACTGGTGATCCGCCGCCTGACAGCGGCGGTGAGTCTCTGGATCTTGTTGGCTCCTCCCGTGATCGCCCAGGAAGCGGCGCTCGAATTTCCTATCCGCCCATTCAACGTCGATGTGATGCTGCGCCAGCAGACCTTCGCCCCGGACGACCGCGAGATCGGCGTGCAGCTGGGGATTACGGCCCTGCGGTACGGCAATGTGGAAGTGCGGACCATCTATCAGTACTTCAGTATCCATTCTCAGGAATTTAAGACCGACCAGCATTCGGTGTTTCTGAATCCCCGGTGGAACAACTTCATCGACATCTTGGATTTTCCCAAACATAAACCAATCAGCCGCCTCATCCGCCATGCGTTGTTTGGTCCATTGGAAGACCGGGCCGTGCCCTACATCGGCGCGCTGGCCGGAGGCGTGTTGCCGGGGCCCGGAAACCGAGCGCCGGGGCATCTGATCGGCGGGCAAGTGGGAGTGCGGTTTCCAGTGGCGCAGAGCCTCTCAGTCGATATCAGCGTGCAATACAGTCAGTATGGCGTGGATTTTCGAGGCGACGCGGGGCAGGCACAACAATGGGTGTTTCTGACGGGGGTTCGGTTCTAATGTGGTGGTTGCGGTACCAGGTCGCTATGCTGATCCTGCTTGGCTTGCTGTTGCCTGGCTGCGGGCTCCTCATCGACGCAGTCGAACAGATCTGGCCGGTGACTGGCAACCGGGTCGAGATTATTTGTGAGCGCGAACGGGTGCAAGTCGGCCTGACGATGGAGCCGTTTCGACCCTTCGTCTTCCCGACCATCTGGACAGACGAAGGCGCCAGGGTAACCGGGTTGGACGTGGAATTGATCAAAGCGATGACCGACGAACTCTCGCGACGCTGCGGTCGCCCGATCACGCCTGTCCTTCACCTGGTACGGTTTCGGGACCTCTTCAGGCTCCTCAACGAAGGGCATTTGGATTGGTTTGTGTCGGCCGTCGCGACCAATACGCCCGCGCCTTCTCGCGCCGGGGTGGCCTACTCACTCCCCTACTTTTACGGCGGCGGCATCAGCGGGATCACAAGGAGCCCCGCCGTGATCGACCGGGCGCAAGCGAATGTCAGAGAGCAGGCGCGGCACCCCGCGGCCGACAGGCTGGCCGCGACCAGCCACGCATTGGATGGGCTGACCATCGCGGTGCAGGAT
This window encodes:
- a CDS encoding Crp/Fnr family transcriptional regulator codes for the protein MSKLPKKSPIPPTVDWSNTGSYAGLNQIPLLKILNVQDRQKVLDEMTETRYGKGQYIFREGDPTEYFHIVKEGSVKCVKSSLDGKECTLKVLMPGDLFCCDAATFDGAYHPGTAQPMGDVSVLRMRKEAYFKMLRANPDAAMEVIRYLGNRLNEAQEKAKVLALDRADQRLAALLVNLAERSGVQETAGIRVTVRLTRQDMANLVGVSTETAIRIMARFKKDRLVSGTATRLVIRDLAKLKILAST
- a CDS encoding multicopper oxidase domain-containing protein; this translates as MQEQVRNNRQGRSRCQTASLLGLALGIVASMAVPVQAKTHDVQMTAVETDIVIDGGGEKYAAWTFNGQFPGPVVRVTEGDTINFTLTNPATNKNPHAMDFHAAEIDFLKNYRAVNAGESISFTFVAKKPGVFFYHCGAPPMIQHVARGMFGAIIVDPKDAHVWPKADREYVLVQSEYYKNPNDVQAMFDRKYDGVMFNGGIFKYHPFVTGGGKLDAKPGERVRIYFVNAGPNEFSSFHPIGEIWDNVYESGNPANNLKGVQTYVVGPGSAATFDVVVESAGAYPLVTHSLTGALRGAIAVLLAGPDAKPAPLMPMVPWELPAK
- a CDS encoding transporter substrate-binding domain-containing protein, with amino-acid sequence MWWLRYQVAMLILLGLLLPGCGLLIDAVEQIWPVTGNRVEIICERERVQVGLTMEPFRPFVFPTIWTDEGARVTGLDVELIKAMTDELSRRCGRPITPVLHLVRFRDLFRLLNEGHLDWFVSAVATNTPAPSRAGVAYSLPYFYGGGISGITRSPAVIDRAQANVREQARHPAADRLAATSHALDGLTIAVQDETSAYYYAEANLRANRLVVCDSLPAAFEYADAQSEPRIDLILGAQPVLEYMVKRVRKDWALLTRDTGQPLFLTKADYSVVVAEESYRLRWLLNDLLLKLDESGRLREMRTRWLDEDYAFPRRASLEGLPFDVEKMAAHYVQGTCRLKPIS